A genomic region of Solanum dulcamara chromosome 2, daSolDulc1.2, whole genome shotgun sequence contains the following coding sequences:
- the LOC129880855 gene encoding probably inactive leucine-rich repeat receptor-like protein kinase IMK2 — protein sequence MENQDQDQVFSCFYQYPFGVFMFLTQERAWGHIISDKKKEKWIPFVQIFLFLQLIISGTQLALCQDWDGIIITEANYQALEALKHELVDPKGYLSSWNDSSYGACSGSWVGIKCAQGQVIVIQLPLKGLSGRISEKIGQFQELRKLSLHDNEIGGSVPSSLGFLPNLRGVQLYNNRFSGSIPASLGLCPLLQTLELSNNSLSGIIPDSLVNSTKLYRLNLSYNLLSGIIPEHITQSRSLVFIDLKYNNLSGSIPDSWGGNGERQFKLQSLTLDHNSFSGGIPVSLGKLSGLLEISLSHNHIVGIIPNDIGSLSMVRNLDFSYNEINGSLPESISNLSSLMVLNLESNNLDSEIPLDIKKLQKLSFLNLRNNRFRGDIPATIGDISALVQIDLARNNLTGEIPVSVSDLPNLSSFNVSYNSLSGPVPSYLAKKFNSSAFVGNVQLCGYNTSNPCRVTAEGVTRGSKRSIKDIILIVVGCLIIILFILCCILLCCLIKKRAEAKKAKDVKNVPPTAGEVEAAGGEDTGGKLVHFSGGMIFSADDLLCATADILGKSTYGTVYKATLEDGSQVAVKRMREKITKGQREFEKEVNVLGKIRHPNLLAIRAYYLGTKGEKLLIFDYMPKGSLSAFLHARGPDTPIDWPTRMRIAKGTTRGLLYLHTNANIIHGNLTSSNVLLDENTDAIIADYGLSRLVTAAANSNVIATAGALGYRAPELNKLKKANVKTDVYSLGVIILELLTGKSPGEAVNGVDLPRKVATIVKEEGTNEVFDLELMGDASIIGDELLITLKLALHCVDPSPSARPELQQVLQQLEVIRRETPTAAPSTSH from the exons atgGAAAATCAAGACCAAGATCAAGTTTTTAGCTGTTTTTACCAGTACCCATTTGGGGTTTTCATGTTTTTAACTCAAGAAAGAGCTTGGGGGCACATTATTTCTgataaaaagaaggaaaaatggaTACCCTTTGTCCAAATTTTCTTGTTTTTGCAGCTGATAATTTCTGGAACTCAGTTAGCTTTATGCCAAGATTGGGATGGTATAATTATCACTGAGGCAAATTATCAAGCACTTGAAGCGCTTAAACATGAATTAGTTGATCCAAAAGGGTATTTAAGTAGCTGGAATGATAGTAGTTATGGAGCTTGTTCTGGCTCTTGGGTTGGGATTAAATGTGCTCAAGGCCAAGTTATTGTTATCCAGCTTCCATTGAAAGGACTAAGTGGAAGAATCAGTGAAAAAATTGGTCAGTTTCAAGAACTCAGAAAACTCAGCCTTCATGATAATGAAATTGGTGGTTCAGTGCCTTCATCTTTGGGTTTTTTACCAAATCTAAGAGGTGTTCAATTGTACAATAACAGGTTTTCTGGTTCTATTCCTGCTTCACTTGGTTTATGTCCACTTCTTCAAACACTTGAGCTTAGTAACAATTCATTATCTGGTATTATCCCTGATAGTCTTGTTAATTCAACTAAGCTTTATAGGCTTAATCTTAGTTACAATTTATTGTCTGGTATCATTCCTGAACATATAACTCAATCGCGCTCTCTTGTCTTTATTGACTTGAAATATAACAATTTATCAGGGTCTATTCCAGATTCTTGGGGTGGAAATGGAGAAAGACAGTTTAAATTGCAGTCTTTGACACTTGATCATAACTCTTTTTCTGGTGGCATTCCTGTTTCTTTGGGAAAGTTGAGTGGACTTCTTGAGATTTCTCTTAGTCATAATCATATTGTTGGTATCATCCCAAATGATATTGGAAGTCTTAGTATGGTTAgaaatcttgatttttcttACAATGAGATTAATGGAAGTTTGCCTGAAAGTATATCGAATTTGTCCTCCCTCATGGTTCTCAACTTGGAAAGTAACAATCTTGATAGTGAAATCCCATTAGATATAAAGAAATTGCAAAAGTTGTCGTTTCTCAACCTGAGGAATAACCGGTTTAGAGGTGATATTCCAGCTACCATCGGGGACATTTCTGCTCTAGTCCAGATAGATTTGGCTCGTAACAATCTAACCGGAGAAATCCCGGTGTCTGTTAGTGATTTACCAAATCTTAGTTCTTTCAATGTTTCATATAACTCTCTGTCTGGTCCTGTTCCATCTTATCTTGCTAAGAAATTCAATTCAAGTGCGTTTGTGGGTAATGTTCAGCTATGTGGCTATAATACTTCAAATCCATGTCGTGTTACTGCAGAAGGCGTAACACGAGGTAGCAAACGAAGTATTAAAGACATTATTCTCATAGTAGTAGGGTGTCTTATAATAATCTTGTTTATACTCTGTTGCATTCTCCTCTGCTGCTTGATCAAGAAAAGAGCTGAAGCCAAAAAAGCAAAAGATGTAAAGAATGTTCCTCCAACTGCCGGAGAAGTTGAGGCAGCAGGAGGGGAGGATACAGGAGGAAAACTTGTCCATTTTAGTGGAGGTATGATCTTCAGTGCAGATGATCTTTTATGTGCTACTGCAGATATATTGGGAAAGAGCACTTACGGTACGGTGTATAAGGCCACATTAGAAGATGGAAGTCAAGTTGCAGTGAAAAGAATGAGAGAAAAGATCACGAAAGGTCAGAGGGAATTCGAGAAAGAAGTCAATGTTCTTGGAAAGATAAGGCATCCTAATCTTCTGGCTATTAGGGCATACTACTTAGGGACAAAAGGGGAGAAACTTCTTATTTTCGACTACATGCCTAAAGGAAGTCTCTCAGCTTTTCTTCATG CTCGTGGCCCGGATACACCAATTGATTGGCCAACAAGGATGAGAATAGCAAAAGGGACGACGAGGGGTTTGCTGTACCTTCATACTAATGCCAACATCATTCATGGGAATCTTACATCGAGCAATGTTCTACTTGATGAAAACACAGATGCAATAATTGCAGATTATGGCCTTTCGCGCCTTGTAACTGCTGCTGCAAATTCAAATGTAATAGCCACAGCAGGGGCACTTGGTTATCGTGCACCTGAACTTAATAAGCTCAAGAAAGCCAATGTGAAGACGGATGTCTACAGCCTTGGAGTCATTATACTTGAACTCCTAACTGGCAAGTCTCCAGGCGAGGCAGTGAACGGTGTAGATTTGCCTAGAAAGGTGGCGACAATTGTGAAAGAGGAGGGAACAAATGAGGTGTTTGACTTGGAACTAATGGGGGATGCATCCATAATTGGTGATGAATTGTTAATTACACTAAAATTGGCTTTGCACTGCGTTGATCCCTCGCCATCAGCTCGACCAGAACTTCAGCAAGTTCTCCAGCAACTGGAAGTCATTAGGCGTGAAACGCCAACTGCAGCTCCCTCGACAAGTCACTAG
- the LOC129880859 gene encoding laccase-12-like, producing the protein MEAIKSIANPLSSLCFVCILLLFANAASEKTHYHDFVIQATPVKRLCKTHNTITVNGQFPGPTLEVNNGDTLVVNVVNRARYNVTIHWHGVRQMRSGWADGPEFITQCPIRPGKSYTYRFTIQGQEGTLWWHAHSSWLRATVYGALIIHPKEGENYPFPKPKRETPILLGEWWDANPIDVVRQATRTGAAPNVSDAYTINGQPGDLYKCSSQDTTIVPMNSGETNLLRVINAGMNQELFFTVANHKLTVVGADASYVKPFTTSVLMLGPGQTTDVLIKVDQPPSRYYMAARAYASAQGAPFDNTTTTAILEYRTSCSSNCAKTKPVFPSLPAFNDTATATAFTTKFRSPRKVEVPKEIDENLFFTVGLGLNNCPRGARSRNCQGPNGTRFTASMNNVSFVLPSNFSLLQAHHKGIPGVFSTDFPAVPPVKFDYTGNVSRSLWQPIRGTKLYKLNYGARVQVVLQGTSIFTAENHPIHLHGYDFYIIAEGFGNFNPKTDTSKFNLVDPPLRNTASVPVNGWAVIRFVADNPGVWLMHCHLDVHITWGLAMAFLVENGVSELESLEAPPVDLPVC; encoded by the exons ATGGAGGCCATCAAAAGCATTGCGAACCCTTTGAGTTCTTTGTGTTTTGTATGCATTTTGCTTCTCTTTGCAAATGCAGCATCTGAGAAAACACATTACCATGATTTTGTT ATTCAAGCAACACCAGTGAAGAGGCTGTGCAAAACCCACAACACCATAACGGTGAATGGACAATTCCCTGGACCAACATTGGAAGTAAACAACGGGGATACTCTGGTGGTTAACGTTGTCAATAGAGCTCGATATAATGTCACCATTCACTG GCATGGAGTTAGGCAAATGAGATCAGGATGGGCAGATGGACCAGAATTTATCACTCAATGCCCGATTAGACCAGGAAAGAGTTACACTTACCGGTTTACAATTCAAGGACAGGAAGGGACACTTTGGTGGCACGCCCACAGCTCATGGCTTAGGGCTACTGTTTATGGAGCTCTAATTATTCACccaaaagaaggagaaaactATCCATTTCCTAAGCCCAAAAGAGAAACACCTATTCTGCTTG GTGAGTGGTGGGATGCAAACCCCATTGATGTTGTAAGACAAGCTACGAGAACAGGAGCAGCTCCTAATGTATCAGATGCTTACACGATCAATGGTCAACCAGGTGACCTCTACAAGTGTTCCAGTCAAG ATACCACCATAGTTCCTATGAACTCAGGCGAAACTAACCTCCTTCGAGTTATCAATGCTGGAATGAACCAGGAGCTTTTCTTTACTGTGGCAAACCACAAGTTAACTGTTGTTGGAGCAGATGCCTCTTATGTTAAACCCTTCACTACATCAGTCCTTATGCTCGGACCAGGACAGACAACTGATGTCCTTATCAAAGTTGATCAGCCACCAAGCAGATACTACATGGCAGCACGTGCCTACGCAAGTGCCCAAGGTGCCCCCTTTGATAATACCACAACAACAGCCATCCTCGAGTACAGGACATCTTGTTCTTCCAACTGTGCCAAGACCAAACCGGTTTTCCCATCTTTACCAGCATTTAATGACACAGCCACTGCTACAGCCTTCACAACAAAATTTAGAAGCCCAAGAAAGGTCGAGGTACCCAAGGAAATCGATGAAAATCTATTCTTCACTGTTGGGCTAGGACTCAACAATTGTCCAAGAGGTGCACGCTCTAGAAACTGTCAAGGTCCAAATGGAACACGATTCACTGCAAGTATGAACAATGTATCTTTTGTGCTACCATCCAATTTTTCCCTTCTACAAGCACATCACAAGGGCATACCTGGTGTTTTCTCAACTGATTTCCCAGCTGTACCACCTGTAAAATTTGATTATACTGGCAATGTTAGCCGTTCGTTATGGCAACCTATTCGAGGAACTAAACTGTACAAGCTGAACTATGGGGCAAGAGTGCAAGTTGTGTTACAGGGGACGAGTATCTTCACAGCTGAAAACCACCCAATTCATCTTCACGGATATGATTTTTACATCATTGCAGAGGGTTTCGGTAACTTTAATCCAAAAACAGATACATCTAAATTCAACCTTGTTGATCCACCTCTCAGAAACACAGCCAGTGTGCCTGTTAATGGATGGGCAGTCATTAGATTTGTCGCGGACAATCCAG GAGTGTGGCTAATGCACTGTCACTTAGATGTTCACATTACCTGGGGTTTGGCCATGGCGTTCCTCGTGGAAAACGGAGTTAGTGAATTAGAATCATTGGAAGCTCCTCCAGTAGATCTGCCTGTATGCTAA
- the LOC129880863 gene encoding laccase-12-like — MEAIKSIMNPLSSFCFVCMLLLFANAASTKTHYHDFVIQATPVKRLCKIHNIITVNGQFPGPTLEVNNGDTLVVNVVNRARYNVTIHWHGVRQMRTGWADGPEFVTQCPIRPGKSYTYRFTIQGQEGTLWWHAHSSWLRATVYGALIIHPKGGNYPFPKPKRETPILLGEWWNTNPIDVVRRATSTGAAPNISDAYTINGQPGDLYKCSRQDTTIVHMDSGETNLLRVVNAGLNQQLFFTVANQKLTVVGADASYVKPFTTSVLMLGPGQTTDVLIKADQQSARYYMAARAYASAQGAPFDNTTTTAILEYKTASCSSNCVKTNPVFPSLPAYNDTATATAFTTKFRSARKVEVPKEIDENLFFTIGLGLENCSRGASSRNCQGPNGTRFTASMNNVSFVLPSNFSLLQAHHQRIPGFFSTDFPAVPPVKFDYTGNVSRSLWQPIRGTKLYKLKYGARVQVVLQGTSIFTAENHPIHLHGYDFYIIAEGFGNFNPKTDTSKFNLVDPPLRNTASVPVNGWAVIRFVADNPGVWLMHCHLDVHITWGLAMAFLVENGASELESLEAPPVDLPIC; from the exons atggAGGCCATCAAAAGCATTATGAATCCTCTGAGTTCTTTCTGTTTTGTATGCATGTTGCTTCTGTTTGCAAATGCAGCATCTACGAAAACTCATTATCATGATTTTGTT ATTCAAGCAACACCAGTGAAGAGGCTGTGCAAAATCCACAACATCATAACGGTGAATGGGCAATTCCCTGGACCTACATTGGAAGTAAACAACGGAGATACTCTGGTGGTTAACGTTGTCAATAGAGCTCGATATAATGTCACCATTCACTG GCATGGGGTTAGGCAAATGAGAACAGGATGGGCAGATGGACCTGAATTTGTCACTCAATGCCCAATTAGACCAGGAAAGAGTTACACTTACCGGTTTACAATTCAAGGACAGGAAGGGACTCTTTGGTGGCACGCCCATAGCTCATGGCTCAGGGCTACTGTTTATGGAGCTTTGATTATCCATCCAAAAGGAGGAAACTATCCATTTCCTAAGCCCAAAAGAGAAACGCCAATTCTACTTG GTGAATGGTGGAATACGAACCCAATTGATGTTGTAAGACGAGCAACAAGCACAGGAGCAGCTCCTAATATATCTGATGCGTACACCATCAATGGTCAACCAGGTGACCTCTACAAGTGTTCCAGACAAG ATACCACCATAGTTCATATGGACTCTGGTGAAACCAACCTCCTTCGAGTTGTCAACGCTGGACTGAACCAGCAGCTTTTCTTTACTGTGGCCAATCAAAAACTTACTGTTGTTGGAGCAGATGCATCTTATGTTAAACCCTTCACAACATCGGTTCTTATGCTGGGACCAGGCCAGACAACTGATGTTCTGATCAAAGCTGATCAACAATCAGCTAGATATTACATGGCAGCACGTGCCTATGCTAGTGCTCAAGGCGCACCATTTGATAATACCACAACCACAGCCATCCTCGAGTACAAGACagcttcttgttcttccaatTGTGTCAAAACTAATCCAGTTTTCCCATCTTTACCAGCATATAATGACACAGCCACTGCTACAGCTTTCACAACCAAATTCAGAAGCGCAAGAAAGGTTGAGGTTCCCAAGGAAATCGATGAAAATCTATTTTTCACAATTGGGCTGGGACTAGAGAACTGCTCAAGAGGTGCAAGCTCCAGAAACTGTCAAGGTCCAAATGGAACGCGATTCACAGCCAGTATGAACAATGTTTCTTTTGTGCTACCATCCAATTTTTCTCTCCTACAAGCACATCACCAACGCATACCTGGTTTCTTCTCAACTGATTTCCCAGCTGTGCCACCTGTAAAGTTTGATTATACTGGCAACGTAAGTCGGTCATTATGGCAACCTATTCGAGGAACTAAGCTTTACAAGCTGAAATATGGGGCAAGAGTGCAAGTTGTGTTACAGGGGACCAGTATCTTCACAGCTGAAAACCACCCAATTCATCTTCACGGATATGATTTTTACATCATTGCAGAGGGTTTCGGTAACTTTAATCCAAAAACAGATACATCTAAATTCAACCTTGTTGATCCACCTCTAAGAAATACAGCAAGTGTACCCGTTAACGGATGGGCAGTCATTAGATTTGTCGCGGACAATCCAG GAGTGTGGCTAATGCACTGTCACTTGGATGTTCACATTACCTGGGGTTTGGCCATGGCGTTCCTCGTGGAAAACGGAGCTAGTGAATTAGAATCATTGGAAGCTCCTCCAGTAGATCTGCCCATCTGTTGA